TTCCACCCCGTCGATCTGCGGGATATCGACGCGGTGCAGGCGATGATCGGCACGGTCGAGCAGCAATTGGGCGGGATCGACATACTGATCAACAATGCCGCCAATGACGATCGCCACACGATCGCGGAAGTGACCCCGGCCTATTGGGACGAGCGGATGGCGGTCAATCTGCGCCACCTCTTCTTCGCGGCGCAGGCGGCGGTGCCCGCGTTGAAGCGCGCGGGCGGCGGCGTGATCCTGAACTTCGGATCGATCAGTTGGCACCTCGCTCTGCCCGAACTGACGCTGTACCAGACCGCCAAGGCCGCGATCGAGGGGCTGACCCGCAGCCTGGCCCGTGACCTGGGTCGCGACAATATCCGCGTCAACACCATCATCCCGGGCAATGTGAAGACGCTGCGCCAGGAAAAATGGTACACGCCAGAAGGCGAAGCGGAGATCGTGGCGGCGCAATGCCTGGACGGCCGCATCCTGCCGGTGGATGTTGCCGCGCTGGCGATGTTCCTGGCGTCGGACGATGCGCGTTACTGCACCGCGCATGACTATTTCATCGACGCGGGCTGGCGATGACATGCTGACCGCCGATCCGCAAAGCATAGTGTCGGTCGGCGCGACGCTGGGCGAAGGGCCGGTCTGGGTCGCGCGCGAGGCTGCCCTGTGGTTCGTGGACATCAAGGGTCATCGCATCCATCGCTATGATCCTGCGCTGGACGTCGCGCGGAGCTGGACCGCGCCGGGCCAGGTCGGCTGGATCGTGCCGACCGACGACGGGCTGTTCGCCGTGGGCCTGCAATCGGGTGTGCATCGCTTCGATCCCGAGCAGGGCAGCTTCGCGCTGCTCCATGCCCCCGAAGCGCACCTACCGGGCAACCGGC
This window of the Sphingobium sp. CR2-8 genome carries:
- a CDS encoding SDR family NAD(P)-dependent oxidoreductase, with product MSRAIYLSLKGKRVFISGGGSGIGEGLVEGFVAQGAHVAFCDIAVEPSEALVARLSGADFTPIFHPVDLRDIDAVQAMIGTVEQQLGGIDILINNAANDDRHTIAEVTPAYWDERMAVNLRHLFFAAQAAVPALKRAGGGVILNFGSISWHLALPELTLYQTAKAAIEGLTRSLARDLGRDNIRVNTIIPGNVKTLRQEKWYTPEGEAEIVAAQCLDGRILPVDVAALAMFLASDDARYCTAHDYFIDAGWR